A region of Chitinophaga horti DNA encodes the following proteins:
- a CDS encoding purple acid phosphatase family protein, with protein sequence MHNRRNFLGDIAKAGLIGLMPSTLKHEYVKAPAGIRFLTPPYLQCLTNDSVIIRWITDAPASSWVEYGESTTDRKALPEAELGLLAANTRVHQVVLKGLQPGTRYAYRVCSKQIVDFQPYLMTWGDTANSEVFHFTTPAIGAGEVSWIVLNDIHDRPASFAHLMQHNGKDPYDFVFLNGDMFDFQTDEQQLIDHLLTPVTSLFASQTPFMLARGNHETRGKYARQLPEYFNNPGNQYYFSFTRGPVHFIVLDTGEDKADDHAEYSQLVAFDDYRERQAHWLEQALQRPEFLKAPFRVVMMHIPVFHSGEGHGSMHCRQLFHPLFNKAGIDLMICGHTHRYGVHPADPATHHYPIVIGGGPKEGRRTLIKVTADRRKLQLRMLGDDGTEVGQYEVKATR encoded by the coding sequence ATGCACAACAGGAGAAACTTTCTTGGGGACATCGCAAAAGCAGGCCTTATCGGCCTGATGCCTTCGACCCTGAAACACGAATATGTGAAAGCACCTGCAGGCATCCGGTTCCTGACGCCGCCGTACCTGCAATGCCTCACCAACGACAGCGTCATCATCCGCTGGATAACCGATGCACCTGCGAGCAGCTGGGTCGAGTACGGGGAAAGCACCACCGATCGCAAAGCCCTGCCGGAAGCGGAACTGGGCCTGCTGGCCGCAAACACCCGTGTACACCAGGTAGTGCTGAAAGGCCTGCAACCCGGCACCCGCTACGCTTACCGCGTATGCTCAAAGCAGATCGTGGATTTTCAACCTTACCTGATGACCTGGGGCGACACCGCGAACAGCGAAGTGTTTCATTTTACCACGCCGGCTATCGGGGCCGGTGAAGTGTCGTGGATCGTGCTGAACGACATTCACGATCGCCCGGCATCCTTTGCGCACCTCATGCAACATAACGGTAAAGACCCGTACGACTTCGTGTTCCTGAACGGCGATATGTTCGACTTTCAGACCGACGAACAACAGTTGATTGATCACTTGCTTACGCCGGTCACCTCGTTGTTTGCCTCGCAAACACCGTTCATGCTGGCCCGCGGTAATCATGAAACACGCGGTAAATACGCCCGTCAACTGCCGGAATATTTCAATAATCCGGGCAACCAGTACTACTTTTCCTTCACCCGGGGCCCGGTACATTTCATTGTGCTGGATACCGGGGAAGATAAGGCAGATGATCATGCCGAGTACAGCCAGCTCGTCGCCTTCGACGACTACCGCGAGCGGCAGGCCCACTGGCTGGAGCAGGCTTTACAGCGCCCTGAGTTCCTTAAAGCGCCATTCCGCGTGGTAATGATGCACATCCCGGTGTTTCATTCCGGCGAGGGGCATGGGTCTATGCATTGCAGGCAGCTATTTCATCCACTCTTCAATAAAGCCGGCATCGACCTGATGATTTGCGGCCATACCCACCGCTACGGCGTTCACCCCGCCGACCCCGCCACCCACCACTACCCGATCGTGATCGGCGGCGGTCCGAAGGAAGGGCGGCGCACCCTCATTAAAGTGACCGCCGACCGGCGAAAACTGCAGTTAAGGATGCTGGGTGACGACGGCACCGAAGTAGGGCAGTATGAAGTAAAGGCAACACGATGA
- a CDS encoding RagB/SusD family nutrient uptake outer membrane protein has translation MKLYHKLIAFAALALTSACTDLDLPVENELTPDNFPKTEEQLVLATGSAYSKLRPSYCVHWWYLQTLVTDEAILPARAGNWYDGARFQQEHLHTWNQTHSHIGSAWRWGFGIISNCNQLLSLFQQAPESPSKEKIAAEVRALRALSFFHMMDLFGDIPVNTSFGDTALPTQRPRKEVFAFIEQELKAVMPLLSADVNTDTYGRMTKFGAAAILAKMYLNAQVYAGENRYDDAVAMCDTIIASGKFALTEDFKSIFAANNGPHIKEIIFAIPFDWSQGKGQQYTWFGLHYALQKKYGLAYLIDGPVSTLPEYYENFNEPNDVRTQAWLTGKQYDNDGQPILIKTTKRGMDASYTGADGTTPIDYHLEFTPNVTLTNPNLFEVGGDELGKAKGYRSIKYSPDVSAVTRDASNDVPVFRYADILLMKAEAILRGAAATRGESALGLVNQLRTIRKATPFNSITLEELLPERARELSWEAWRRNDLIRFGKYEDSWGYKTNKDEYRRVYPIPASEIILNPKLNQHLGYRQ, from the coding sequence ATGAAACTGTATCATAAATTAATAGCATTTGCAGCACTGGCACTGACCAGCGCCTGTACCGACCTGGACCTGCCCGTAGAAAATGAATTAACGCCCGATAACTTTCCAAAAACGGAAGAGCAGCTGGTGTTGGCTACCGGCTCGGCTTACAGCAAACTACGTCCCTCTTATTGCGTGCATTGGTGGTACCTGCAAACGCTGGTAACCGACGAAGCCATTCTGCCTGCCCGTGCCGGTAACTGGTATGATGGCGCGCGTTTTCAGCAGGAGCACCTGCATACCTGGAACCAGACCCATTCGCATATCGGCTCCGCCTGGCGCTGGGGCTTCGGGATCATCAGTAACTGTAACCAGTTGTTGTCGCTCTTCCAACAGGCACCGGAAAGCCCTTCCAAAGAAAAGATCGCCGCCGAAGTACGTGCATTGCGCGCGCTCAGCTTCTTTCATATGATGGATTTGTTTGGCGATATCCCGGTAAACACTTCTTTTGGTGATACTGCTTTGCCAACGCAGCGGCCGCGTAAAGAAGTATTCGCCTTCATCGAACAGGAACTGAAAGCAGTGATGCCGCTGTTAAGTGCAGATGTAAATACGGATACTTATGGCCGTATGACAAAATTCGGGGCTGCGGCGATACTCGCCAAGATGTATCTGAATGCACAGGTGTATGCGGGCGAAAACCGTTATGACGATGCGGTGGCGATGTGTGATACAATTATCGCCAGCGGTAAATTTGCGCTCACCGAAGACTTTAAATCCATCTTCGCTGCGAATAACGGTCCGCATATTAAAGAGATCATCTTTGCCATCCCGTTTGATTGGTCGCAAGGTAAAGGACAACAGTATACCTGGTTCGGGCTGCATTATGCTTTGCAGAAGAAGTACGGACTGGCCTACCTGATCGACGGCCCGGTGAGCACTTTGCCGGAATACTACGAGAACTTTAACGAGCCGAACGACGTACGTACGCAGGCCTGGTTAACCGGTAAACAGTATGATAATGATGGTCAGCCTATCCTCATAAAAACCACTAAACGCGGTATGGACGCCAGTTATACCGGTGCCGACGGCACCACGCCGATCGACTACCACCTGGAATTTACGCCGAACGTGACCCTCACCAATCCCAACCTGTTTGAAGTAGGTGGCGATGAACTGGGTAAAGCGAAAGGTTATCGCAGCATTAAGTATTCGCCGGATGTAAGCGCCGTAACCCGCGATGCCAGCAACGATGTGCCGGTATTCCGATACGCCGATATCCTGCTCATGAAAGCCGAAGCCATCCTGCGTGGTGCTGCTGCCACCAGAGGCGAAAGTGCGCTGGGATTGGTGAACCAGTTACGCACCATCCGTAAGGCCACACCATTTAACAGCATTACGCTGGAAGAGTTACTGCCAGAACGTGCCCGCGAACTGAGCTGGGAAGCCTGGAGAAGAAATGACCTCATCCGTTTTGGTAAGTATGAAGACAGCTGGGGCTATAAAACCAATAAGGACGAATACCGCCGTGTATACCCGATCCCCGCGTCAGAAATCATTCTTAATCCGAAGCTGAATCAACATTTAGGTTACAGGCAGTAA
- a CDS encoding SusC/RagA family TonB-linked outer membrane protein, giving the protein MNLPGLFKRCGFILLLLSLATTFSVAAHPATDAQSVTDAPVRLNLRNSSLKLAFKEIEQQTQFRFVYKDSPYFEALGLDLQIAGNLNTVLDELARRKQLKFEEEGKNIVVYHKPVQAQGRITGVIKDKDNNPVPGATVKIAALNKGVVSDAEGRFVLPAPAGTYTLEISCMSFQAQKMTGVVLAGDQTLNIEVLLAASSSALTEVVVVGYGTQSRKLLSGSVSTVNREAFNRGGLNSPAQLLQGKVAGLTVSRSGDPNAAPSISLRGPSTLRTGAAQEPFYVIDGIPGADFKLIAPDDIESIDVLKDASATAIYGTRAANGVIIITTRRGAKGKTVVTYSGYAGVDQATGLLEMMDASERAAYLAKMGKSAKPADEQGADTDWQEEVTRTGFVQNHNVNLSGGTEQTMYSASVNYFQHKGILKGSDLSRIIGRLNLSQKALNDHLTLGLTLSNSSSVAAKSPDQDLILYNAQRYVPTVSVKNASGEFNEDLTRQLYYNPVSLQEKAKEELKTNVFLLNASAQVKLPFDLKYNLSVSTQKEIANRGQYFNSDYTLKLGLNGEAYRSSYENTRNMLESYFTYDKRLQSHNIKLLAGYSWQQDVNGDGFQANNRNFPSDDLGYSNIGLGSPVGNFRTDWGTNIYEKLRLISFYGRANYDYKGKYIAQLSLRRDGSSAFGKNNRWGTFPAGSVAWRITEEDFMRGQHLFDDLKLRVGYGVTGNSLGFNPLISKIRYGAAGTFYYNGNFTTAVFATQNANPDLRWEKTAMVNLAVDASLLKGRLNITAEYYDKKTTDLIWEYTVSTVQYFVNRYTANVGDISNKGYELTVDATPVVNKNFTWKTSLNIAHNRNKLESLSNSSFSSDSIPQGFPNGQGQSNLPVQLLKAGYPVGQFFTFRYAGKDANGVSQFYSKKGGVTTDPVDHQDYFYAGNAQPKLLLGWSNSFTYHNFDLNIFLRGSFGNKVFNSTLASLNHPNEAENYNMPVSLSDESPEDGNAFRQSDRYIEDASYLRLDNASLGYTFRNVRGLSNFRLYVTGNNIAVLTKYKGIDPEVNLGGLTPGIDNRNYYPRTRTLMLGLNVTF; this is encoded by the coding sequence ATGAATCTGCCCGGATTATTTAAGCGATGCGGTTTTATACTGCTGCTATTATCACTTGCCACCACCTTTAGCGTGGCCGCCCATCCCGCCACCGATGCACAGTCGGTAACGGATGCGCCTGTACGCCTGAACCTGCGTAACAGCAGTCTGAAGCTGGCCTTCAAAGAAATTGAACAACAAACGCAATTCCGTTTTGTGTATAAAGACAGTCCATACTTCGAAGCGTTAGGGCTGGACTTACAGATCGCAGGCAACCTGAATACCGTGCTGGATGAACTGGCGCGCAGGAAACAACTGAAGTTCGAAGAAGAAGGAAAAAACATCGTGGTGTACCACAAGCCTGTACAGGCACAGGGTCGCATCACCGGTGTAATTAAAGATAAAGATAACAATCCCGTACCTGGCGCCACGGTGAAGATCGCCGCGCTGAATAAGGGCGTGGTATCCGATGCGGAAGGCCGCTTTGTGCTGCCTGCACCAGCGGGCACGTATACCCTGGAGATCAGCTGCATGTCTTTCCAGGCGCAGAAGATGACGGGTGTAGTATTGGCCGGCGATCAGACGCTGAACATCGAAGTGTTGCTGGCGGCTTCTTCCAGCGCTTTAACAGAAGTGGTAGTGGTAGGTTACGGTACGCAAAGCCGTAAACTGTTAAGTGGTTCCGTGAGTACGGTGAACCGCGAAGCCTTTAACCGCGGCGGTTTGAACAGTCCTGCGCAATTGCTCCAGGGTAAAGTTGCCGGTCTTACAGTGAGCCGTTCCGGCGATCCGAATGCGGCGCCTTCTATTAGTTTGCGCGGCCCGTCTACCTTAAGGACCGGCGCTGCACAAGAGCCTTTTTATGTGATCGATGGTATTCCCGGTGCAGACTTTAAACTGATCGCGCCGGATGATATCGAAAGCATCGATGTGTTGAAAGACGCCTCTGCTACTGCGATTTACGGCACCCGCGCGGCGAATGGTGTGATCATAATCACCACGCGCCGGGGTGCGAAGGGCAAAACGGTGGTGACGTATAGTGGCTATGCCGGTGTAGATCAGGCTACTGGTCTGCTCGAAATGATGGACGCCTCCGAACGTGCCGCTTATCTCGCGAAGATGGGTAAGTCTGCCAAACCGGCCGACGAACAAGGGGCGGATACTGACTGGCAGGAGGAAGTTACACGTACGGGCTTCGTGCAGAACCATAACGTGAACCTGAGCGGTGGTACAGAGCAAACGATGTATTCCGCCAGTGTTAACTATTTCCAGCATAAGGGCATCCTAAAGGGCAGTGACCTCAGTCGTATTATCGGTCGCCTCAACTTAAGCCAGAAGGCGCTGAACGATCACCTTACACTGGGTCTTACGCTCAGCAACTCTTCGAGTGTAGCGGCAAAAAGTCCCGACCAGGACCTCATCCTGTACAATGCACAACGTTATGTGCCTACGGTATCGGTGAAAAACGCGTCCGGTGAATTCAATGAAGACCTGACCCGCCAGCTGTATTACAACCCGGTATCCCTGCAGGAAAAAGCAAAAGAAGAACTGAAGACGAACGTCTTCCTGTTAAACGCATCCGCACAGGTAAAGCTGCCGTTCGATCTGAAATATAATTTGAGCGTCAGCACTCAGAAAGAGATCGCCAACCGCGGTCAGTACTTCAATAGCGATTATACGCTGAAGCTCGGCCTCAATGGCGAAGCATACCGCTCGTCTTACGAAAACACCCGTAACATGCTGGAGTCGTACTTCACGTACGATAAACGTTTGCAGTCGCACAACATCAAACTGCTCGCAGGTTACAGCTGGCAGCAGGATGTAAACGGCGATGGCTTCCAGGCCAATAACCGCAACTTCCCGAGCGATGATCTCGGGTATAGTAACATCGGGCTGGGTAGTCCGGTCGGCAACTTTCGTACCGACTGGGGCACCAACATCTATGAAAAACTGCGCCTGATCTCGTTTTACGGCAGGGCGAACTACGACTACAAAGGCAAGTATATCGCACAGTTGTCGCTCCGTCGGGATGGTTCCTCCGCTTTCGGTAAGAACAATCGCTGGGGTACCTTCCCTGCAGGCTCTGTGGCCTGGCGTATTACAGAGGAAGATTTTATGCGCGGGCAACACCTGTTCGACGACCTGAAATTACGTGTAGGGTATGGCGTTACGGGCAACTCACTCGGCTTTAATCCGTTGATCTCTAAGATCCGTTACGGTGCTGCCGGCACGTTCTACTACAACGGTAACTTCACCACCGCCGTGTTCGCGACGCAGAACGCCAATCCGGACTTACGTTGGGAGAAAACAGCCATGGTAAACCTCGCGGTGGATGCAAGCCTGCTGAAAGGCCGCCTGAACATCACCGCTGAGTATTATGATAAGAAAACCACAGATCTCATCTGGGAGTATACCGTATCCACCGTACAATATTTTGTAAACAGGTATACCGCGAACGTAGGCGATATTTCTAACAAAGGATATGAGTTAACGGTAGATGCAACGCCGGTGGTGAACAAAAACTTCACCTGGAAAACGAGCCTCAACATCGCACACAACCGCAATAAACTCGAATCGCTCTCCAATAGCAGCTTCTCGTCAGACTCTATCCCACAGGGCTTCCCGAACGGTCAGGGACAAAGTAACCTGCCGGTGCAGTTGCTGAAAGCGGGTTATCCCGTTGGGCAGTTCTTCACCTTCCGTTATGCAGGGAAAGATGCGAATGGCGTATCGCAGTTCTATAGCAAAAAAGGCGGTGTAACGACCGATCCCGTTGATCACCAGGATTACTTCTATGCCGGCAACGCGCAGCCTAAGTTGTTACTGGGCTGGAGCAACAGCTTTACGTATCACAACTTCGACCTGAATATATTCCTGCGTGGTTCCTTCGGTAACAAAGTATTCAACTCCACCCTGGCGAGCCTGAACCACCCGAACGAAGCAGAGAACTACAATATGCCGGTATCCTTATCGGATGAAAGCCCGGAAGATGGCAACGCCTTCCGCCAGTCGGACCGTTACATCGAAGATGCCTCTTACCTGCGCCTGGACAATGCCAGCCTGGGTTACACCTTCAGGAACGTGCGCGGTTTGTCCAATTTCCGTTTATACGTAACCGGTAACAATATTGCCGTATTGACGAAATACAAGGGTATTGACCCGGAAGTGAACCTGGGTGGATTAACACCCGGTATCGACAACCGCAACTATTATCCACGCACCCGCACTTTGATGCTGGGGCTTAACGTCACCTTTTAA
- a CDS encoding FecR family protein, which translates to MTYVFAAGAGERKTITMPDQSVVHLNAGSRITYDEAYNEDGRELTLEGEAFFEVTEDPQKPFKVLHGGLTTEVLGTSFNIHAYSAAADMKVTVATGRVRVSGAANATLAAGQSLTYVKSSATANVTKPSHVEQSYSWKDGVLAFDSERLGDIAHTLERWYNVTVHLEGEGAANCRFTGAFERLPLEKVLSLLSKNGNFSYRINGRDVYITGVPCP; encoded by the coding sequence GTGACGTATGTATTTGCCGCCGGCGCCGGCGAGCGTAAAACGATCACCATGCCCGACCAGTCTGTCGTACACCTGAACGCAGGCAGCCGTATTACGTACGACGAAGCATACAATGAAGACGGTCGCGAGTTAACGCTTGAAGGGGAAGCTTTTTTTGAAGTAACCGAAGATCCGCAGAAGCCGTTCAAAGTATTACATGGCGGGCTTACCACAGAAGTGTTGGGTACTTCTTTTAACATTCATGCCTACAGTGCCGCCGCCGATATGAAGGTAACGGTGGCTACCGGACGGGTAAGAGTCTCCGGTGCGGCCAACGCTACGCTGGCTGCAGGGCAGTCGCTTACTTATGTGAAGTCCTCCGCCACAGCCAACGTAACCAAGCCTTCGCATGTAGAACAGTCTTACTCCTGGAAGGATGGGGTGCTGGCTTTCGATAGCGAACGCCTGGGTGATATCGCCCATACTTTGGAACGTTGGTACAACGTAACGGTACACCTGGAAGGAGAGGGCGCTGCCAACTGCCGCTTCACGGGTGCATTTGAACGCCTGCCGCTGGAAAAAGTACTAAGCCTGTTAAGCAAGAACGGCAATTTCTCTTATCGCATCAATGGCCGCGATGTTTACATCACTGGCGTACCATGTCCTTAG
- a CDS encoding RNA polymerase sigma factor yields the protein MSEAEMLAKIAEGSLQAFRELMVRYEARIYHFIFKLVKSQELAEEITQDVFIKLWEARETLGSIDAVGAWLHTLSKNKSLNVIKEKAARLAREEQYAGMAALEVSPEQEITLNDYQRILNDLIANLPPKRKEIFLLKTRDGLSVEEIATLLHLSPHTVKNQLGKSYGTIRQLMSELIYLMMIAPILQP from the coding sequence ATGTCAGAAGCCGAAATGTTAGCAAAGATCGCGGAAGGAAGCCTGCAGGCTTTCCGGGAGTTAATGGTGCGGTACGAAGCGCGTATCTACCATTTTATTTTTAAACTGGTAAAGTCGCAGGAACTGGCCGAAGAGATTACGCAGGATGTGTTTATCAAACTATGGGAAGCACGCGAAACCCTGGGTAGTATCGATGCTGTCGGTGCCTGGCTGCACACTTTAAGTAAGAACAAATCCCTCAACGTTATTAAAGAAAAAGCCGCCCGTCTTGCGCGGGAGGAACAGTATGCCGGCATGGCAGCACTGGAGGTATCGCCGGAACAGGAAATCACGCTCAACGATTACCAGCGCATATTAAACGATCTGATTGCCAACCTGCCGCCTAAACGAAAAGAAATCTTTCTGCTCAAAACCCGCGATGGGCTTTCGGTAGAAGAAATCGCCACCTTATTACATCTCTCTCCCCACACGGTGAAGAACCAGCTGGGCAAGTCTTACGGCACCATCCGGCAGCTCATGTCGGAGCTCATCTATCTCATGATGATCGCGCCCATTTTACAGCCTTAA
- a CDS encoding exo-beta-1,4-galactosidase has translation MHIYRSLALVALFLVMASFTEDPVIALKGTWSFQTDPENKGIKEQWFSRKLNDQVKLPGSMAENLKGDDITLATKWTGSIYDSSFYFNPRLAKYRQPGNIHFPFWLTPAKHYVGAAWYQREVNIPASWKGKRIVLHLERAHIQTRIWVDDKEVGTQNSLVAPHEYDLSAYMTPGAHRITMRIDNHIDEIKVGPDSHSVTDHTQGNWNGIIGKMQLLATEKVYIETVAVHPDIKQKEAQVKLRIRNASGQAFQSQLIVKANSFNTKTSHVVAPVQVAVNAPANNTADITVTLPMGDNVQLWDEFTPAIYKLTASLTNNGRTLSEKQTDFGMRQINIQGKAMMLNDRRIFLRGTVHNCEFPLTGYPAMDVQAWTNVMKTIKAHGLNHMRFHSWCPPEAAFEAADREGVYLQPEGPSWPNHGPKIGLGQFIDSFLYAETRRIVEAYGNHPSFCMLSAGNEPAGNQVPYLNAFVDYWKARDDRRVYTGMSVGGSWPVVPNAQFQVRGGVRGLAWDARPESRADFSAGIAKFDVPFVAHEIGQYCVFPDFTEIKKYTGVYRAKNFELFRQDLADHGMAAYAKDFLKASGKLQVLAYKTEIEKMLRTPDYGGFQMLGLQDFPGQGTALVGVLNAFWQPKGYVTPQQFSRFCNTVVPLAKLDKFVYTSNDTLAVDVAVANWSAKPLTASVFTWTIKDGRGQILQQGSWQPASIELGNGIPVGSFAWPLAQIKTPTRLTLEVAIKNTPYANDWDIWVYPATVPKVAIDVYYTAEWNDKTKAVLDKGGKVFFNAAGKVVKGKEVAMYFQPVFWNTSWFQMKPPHVTGLLIQDKHKAFANFPTDYHSDLQWWEIAQKSQVMNLEDFPAGFNPIVRPIDTWFLNRPLGLIFEAQVGKGKLVVCSADLHDALPAEKPVARQLYHSLMKYMASADFKPAGNVSYELVNDLLVSPSKIQFNKYTRDSPDELKPNSGQKK, from the coding sequence ATGCACATCTATCGCTCCCTGGCCCTGGTGGCCCTGTTCCTCGTTATGGCTTCGTTTACCGAAGACCCGGTGATTGCGTTGAAAGGCACCTGGTCATTCCAGACAGATCCCGAAAATAAAGGCATCAAAGAGCAGTGGTTCAGCCGCAAACTGAACGACCAGGTCAAACTTCCCGGCTCCATGGCCGAGAATCTAAAAGGGGATGACATTACGCTGGCGACAAAATGGACCGGCAGTATTTATGACAGCTCGTTTTATTTTAATCCACGCCTGGCGAAGTACAGGCAGCCTGGCAATATTCATTTCCCTTTCTGGCTTACACCTGCGAAACATTATGTAGGCGCTGCCTGGTACCAGCGGGAAGTCAACATCCCGGCGAGCTGGAAAGGCAAACGTATCGTACTGCACCTGGAGCGTGCACATATTCAAACGCGCATTTGGGTAGATGATAAAGAAGTGGGTACGCAGAACAGCCTCGTAGCGCCACATGAATACGATCTCTCTGCTTACATGACGCCTGGAGCGCACCGCATTACCATGCGTATCGATAATCACATCGATGAAATAAAGGTAGGCCCGGATTCACACAGCGTTACAGACCATACGCAAGGCAACTGGAATGGTATTATTGGTAAGATGCAGCTGCTCGCCACGGAAAAGGTGTATATCGAAACCGTAGCCGTGCATCCGGATATAAAACAAAAAGAAGCACAGGTTAAGTTGCGCATAAGAAATGCCAGTGGACAAGCTTTTCAATCACAACTCATCGTCAAAGCAAATAGTTTCAATACAAAGACATCACATGTCGTAGCACCCGTACAGGTAGCAGTTAACGCACCTGCAAACAATACCGCAGATATCACCGTAACACTTCCCATGGGCGACAATGTGCAGCTGTGGGACGAGTTTACGCCAGCCATCTATAAGCTCACCGCATCACTCACGAATAACGGCCGTACGTTATCGGAGAAGCAAACCGATTTCGGTATGCGCCAGATCAACATACAAGGCAAGGCAATGATGCTCAACGACCGCCGCATCTTCCTGCGCGGTACGGTGCATAATTGCGAGTTCCCGCTTACAGGCTATCCCGCCATGGATGTACAAGCCTGGACGAACGTCATGAAAACGATCAAAGCACATGGCCTGAACCATATGCGTTTCCATTCCTGGTGTCCGCCGGAAGCAGCGTTTGAAGCGGCCGACAGGGAAGGGGTGTATCTGCAACCCGAAGGCCCCAGCTGGCCCAACCACGGACCAAAGATCGGCCTGGGACAATTCATCGACAGCTTCCTGTACGCCGAAACCCGCCGTATCGTAGAGGCTTACGGTAATCACCCGTCGTTTTGCATGTTATCTGCCGGCAACGAACCAGCAGGCAACCAGGTGCCTTACCTGAACGCATTCGTCGATTACTGGAAAGCCCGCGATGACCGTCGTGTCTATACCGGCATGTCAGTTGGCGGCAGCTGGCCGGTAGTACCCAACGCACAGTTCCAGGTGCGTGGCGGCGTTCGTGGCCTCGCCTGGGACGCCCGTCCCGAATCACGCGCCGACTTCAGCGCAGGCATCGCTAAGTTCGACGTGCCGTTCGTCGCGCATGAAATCGGCCAGTACTGCGTATTCCCCGACTTTACCGAGATCAAAAAATACACTGGCGTATATCGCGCGAAGAACTTCGAATTGTTCCGGCAGGATCTCGCCGATCATGGCATGGCCGCCTATGCAAAGGACTTCCTGAAAGCTTCGGGCAAGTTGCAAGTGCTGGCCTATAAAACAGAAATCGAAAAGATGCTGCGTACACCTGATTACGGCGGCTTCCAGATGCTCGGCCTGCAAGACTTCCCCGGACAAGGCACCGCGCTGGTAGGCGTACTCAACGCCTTCTGGCAACCGAAAGGCTATGTAACGCCGCAACAGTTCTCGCGTTTCTGCAACACCGTAGTGCCGCTGGCGAAGCTGGACAAATTCGTCTACACGAGCAATGACACATTAGCCGTAGACGTCGCCGTCGCGAATTGGAGCGCAAAGCCTTTAACAGCGTCGGTCTTCACCTGGACGATCAAAGACGGCCGCGGACAAATACTCCAGCAGGGCTCCTGGCAACCCGCGTCTATCGAACTGGGCAACGGCATTCCCGTAGGCAGTTTCGCATGGCCGCTCGCCCAGATCAAAACACCCACGCGCCTGACGCTCGAAGTTGCCATCAAAAACACGCCCTACGCCAATGACTGGGACATATGGGTTTACCCCGCTACTGTTCCCAAAGTAGCAATTGACGTGTATTACACCGCCGAATGGAACGACAAAACCAAAGCAGTCCTCGATAAAGGCGGCAAAGTATTCTTCAACGCTGCCGGTAAAGTAGTTAAAGGCAAAGAGGTGGCCATGTACTTCCAGCCTGTATTCTGGAATACCTCCTGGTTCCAGATGAAGCCGCCGCATGTAACAGGCCTGCTCATACAGGATAAACATAAAGCCTTTGCAAATTTTCCCACGGATTATCACAGCGACCTGCAATGGTGGGAAATCGCGCAGAAGTCGCAGGTAATGAACCTTGAGGATTTTCCGGCCGGCTTCAACCCGATCGTACGCCCGATCGATACCTGGTTCCTAAACCGCCCGCTGGGACTCATCTTCGAAGCACAGGTAGGCAAAGGTAAACTCGTGGTGTGCAGCGCCGACCTGCATGACGCACTGCCTGCGGAGAAGCCGGTGGCCAGACAATTATATCACAGCCTGATGAAGTACATGGCTTCTGCTGATTTTAAGCCTGCCGGCAACGTCAGCTACGAGCTGGTGAACGATCTGCTGGTGAGTCCTTCAAAGATTCAGTTCAATAAGTATACGCGTGATAGTCCTGACGAACTGAAGCCTAATTCGGGGCAGAAGAAATAG